One genomic segment of Ignavibacteriales bacterium includes these proteins:
- a CDS encoding DinB family protein, with amino-acid sequence MNAPEDPEREISRYREGPDLLEQAVIGLRDSQLDAGPAGGGWSIREIVHHIADGDDIWKMGIKMAIGNEQAEFDLRWYSSMPQVTWSDRWAYSRRSIAASLSLLRASREHVVQLLASVPEAWDRSVVVRTPKAGIEQVPVGFVIRMQADHVMHHLERIRAILQAGGAA; translated from the coding sequence ATGAATGCACCGGAAGATCCCGAACGCGAGATATCACGCTATCGAGAGGGACCAGACCTGCTCGAACAGGCAGTGATCGGTCTGCGAGATTCCCAGTTAGATGCGGGGCCGGCTGGAGGAGGCTGGTCCATTCGTGAGATTGTCCATCACATTGCCGATGGCGATGATATTTGGAAGATGGGCATCAAGATGGCAATCGGCAACGAACAAGCGGAGTTTGACTTGAGATGGTACTCGTCGATGCCTCAGGTCACCTGGAGCGATCGGTGGGCGTACAGCCGTCGATCGATAGCAGCTTCGCTGTCGCTGCTCAGAGCTAGTCGTGAACATGTTGTCCAGCTCCTGGCAAGCGTACCAGAAGCGTGGGATCGCTCTGTCGTTGTGCGCACGCCTAAGGCGGGGATCGAGCAAGTTCCAGTTGGATTTGTGATCCGGATGCAGGCGGATCATGTGATGCATCATCTCGAGCGAATACGCGCCATTCTACAGGCGGGGGGCGCCGCCTAG
- a CDS encoding DUF2200 domain-containing protein, with protein MPKHRIFTTSFATLYPLYVQKAERKNRTKEEVDQIICWLTGYDRAGLRRKIEQGSDLETFFAQAPAIHQNSSLIKGVVCGVRVEEIDDPLMQKIRYLDKLIDELAKGKAMEKILRQ; from the coding sequence ATGCCTAAGCATCGCATTTTCACGACATCGTTTGCGACGCTCTATCCGCTGTATGTTCAGAAAGCGGAACGAAAGAATCGCACAAAAGAAGAAGTTGACCAGATCATTTGTTGGTTGACGGGCTATGACCGAGCCGGATTGCGTCGGAAAATTGAACAGGGAAGCGATTTAGAGACCTTTTTTGCTCAAGCCCCAGCCATCCATCAGAATAGTTCGCTTATCAAAGGCGTCGTGTGCGGTGTACGAGTTGAAGAAATCGACGATCCGCTTATGCAAAAGATACGCTATTTGGACAAGCTGATCGATGAGCTTGCTAAAGGAAAGGCTATGGAGAAGATTCTTCGGCAATGA
- a CDS encoding dihydrofolate reductase family protein yields the protein MRKVIYATSLSLDGYIEAATGDPSWVFPDEELHKHFNALEQDIGIHLYGRRMYELMAAYWPTADQNLSAPPYEIEYAHIWRSVPKLVFSRTLEAVEWNSSLVRGDAKGEVARLKAQPGKNMSVGGFALASALATAGLIDEYRFYYVPVLLGSGKAAFAELGQRIRLQWLETRTFQSGAVLVRCRPASE from the coding sequence ATGCGCAAAGTGATCTATGCAACATCCCTATCTCTCGACGGGTATATCGAGGCAGCAACCGGTGATCCCAGCTGGGTCTTTCCCGACGAGGAACTCCACAAGCACTTCAACGCCCTTGAACAAGACATTGGTATTCATTTGTATGGTCGCCGAATGTACGAACTCATGGCTGCCTACTGGCCCACTGCCGATCAGAATCTTTCGGCGCCCCCATACGAGATCGAGTACGCACATATCTGGAGGTCTGTGCCCAAACTGGTCTTCTCAAGGACCCTTGAAGCGGTGGAATGGAACTCAAGCCTAGTCAGGGGCGACGCAAAGGGGGAAGTAGCAAGGCTCAAAGCACAGCCCGGGAAGAACATGAGTGTCGGAGGCTTTGCTCTGGCTTCGGCTCTGGCCACGGCCGGCCTAATCGACGAATACCGCTTCTACTATGTACCAGTTCTCCTGGGGTCTGGCAAAGCAGCGTTCGCGGAGCTCGGGCAGAGGATCCGGCTTCAATGGCTCGAAACACGAACCTTCCAGTCCGGTGCCGTGCTGGTCAGATGTCGGCCCGCATCGGAGTAG
- a CDS encoding CopG family antitoxin translates to MKTKLDSFERQIEKSADSYRPVSKKERRKIELVLAKIRKNRSVNIRIAENVLEEIKRRSQREGLPYQTLISSILHKYVTDRLVDEDAIRKSLRLLQR, encoded by the coding sequence ATGAAAACCAAACTCGATTCATTTGAACGACAGATTGAAAAGTCAGCCGATTCGTACCGCCCGGTTTCCAAAAAGGAACGGCGAAAGATCGAATTAGTTCTAGCGAAGATTCGGAAGAACCGCTCTGTGAATATTCGCATTGCTGAGAACGTACTTGAAGAGATAAAGCGTCGGTCTCAACGTGAAGGCCTGCCATATCAAACCCTGATATCGAGCATCCTGCACAAGTACGTGACGGATCGGTTAGTTGATGAAGATGCGATCCGTAAATCCCTCCGATTGCTGCAACGATAA
- a CDS encoding TlpA disulfide reductase family protein — translation MKRISAESSTVWSRQSFCVLSFIIIFCFCLTGCRRPPTDQDIEAFINTVRGSQAISFRDTTAKDAIEHIASKALGGIALEKASFQQMVALDRARLFSVKAVQRVVSPRLAELAANPDSTGAIAALLRVKNFPPPDSDTPEAKHQQQSSCLEAYRQLLTHPSVDKLLTLDTPIAAHVFSSISIFDSGLLRQSKILEILPPILDKPMSHFAAEASFVVFRSATLAVGDSDPQLCEVIRLKALGQVRLAQDRLSENEKAVQSRNSPAGVLDYYADLLGTPFGGAELVGKEAPGLAFLWSSDGRIKDLKQLRGKVVVLDFWTTWCAPCIGSFPNIRSLQQRYAHYPVVILGVTSLQGYQLDPRTRQNVNTQGDPSKEFSLMKDFIKDKQVTWPVVFSKSNVINSSYGVTAIPHETIIDPSGRVRYNALRPSEAPSITASKIDGLLKEAKLPLPVEPNQ, via the coding sequence ATGAAACGTATTTCTGCAGAAAGCTCTACTGTATGGAGCCGCCAATCCTTCTGTGTCTTATCATTTATCATAATATTCTGCTTCTGCCTCACCGGTTGTCGGCGACCTCCGACCGACCAAGACATCGAAGCGTTCATTAATACTGTGCGCGGGTCGCAAGCCATTAGCTTTCGTGACACTACTGCAAAGGACGCTATTGAACATATAGCCTCAAAGGCGCTCGGCGGCATTGCTCTTGAAAAGGCGTCGTTCCAGCAAATGGTAGCTTTGGATCGCGCCAGATTGTTCTCAGTCAAAGCTGTTCAGCGTGTTGTCTCCCCTCGCCTGGCAGAGCTTGCAGCTAATCCAGACTCCACCGGAGCGATCGCTGCGCTTCTCCGTGTCAAGAACTTCCCACCTCCGGACTCAGACACTCCAGAAGCAAAGCACCAACAACAATCCTCCTGCCTCGAAGCGTATCGCCAATTGTTGACCCATCCATCCGTAGACAAGTTGTTGACTCTCGACACTCCGATTGCTGCTCACGTGTTTTCCTCGATTTCCATTTTCGATTCAGGATTGTTGCGCCAGAGCAAGATATTGGAGATTCTACCACCCATACTCGACAAACCCATGAGCCACTTTGCCGCCGAGGCCTCTTTTGTTGTTTTTAGATCGGCAACCCTGGCGGTCGGAGATAGTGATCCTCAATTATGTGAGGTGATACGCTTGAAGGCCCTCGGCCAAGTCCGCCTGGCTCAGGACCGACTCTCGGAAAATGAAAAGGCTGTTCAATCAAGAAACTCCCCAGCAGGAGTCCTTGATTACTATGCCGACCTGTTGGGGACTCCTTTCGGAGGGGCAGAGTTAGTCGGAAAAGAAGCGCCAGGCCTCGCGTTTCTATGGAGCAGTGACGGTCGGATCAAGGATCTTAAGCAATTGAGAGGCAAAGTTGTGGTTCTCGATTTCTGGACCACTTGGTGCGCTCCGTGCATCGGCAGTTTCCCAAATATTCGTTCTCTCCAGCAACGCTATGCCCACTATCCTGTCGTCATTTTGGGTGTTACTAGCCTGCAGGGTTATCAATTGGACCCGAGAACCAGACAGAACGTGAACACGCAGGGAGATCCATCCAAGGAATTCTCTCTTATGAAGGACTTCATAAAGGACAAACAGGTTACCTGGCCTGTTGTGTTTTCAAAAAGCAATGTCATCAACTCTAGCTACGGGGTTACTGCGATTCCGCATGAAACGATCATCGATCCTTCTGGAAGGGTGCGCTATAATGCCCTCAGGCCATCCGAAGCGCCGTCGATCACTGCGTCCAAAATCGATGGACTGCTTAAGGAGGCTAAGCTCCCGTTACCAGTTGAGCCAAACCAGTAA